In a single window of the Populus alba chromosome 16, ASM523922v2, whole genome shotgun sequence genome:
- the LOC118033178 gene encoding protein sym-1: MVPNPVSLTRKTPLLYCFVGFSCKPTSHSSQRTQLSLKPVQITGFRACSSSTLFSNSLIYSHGAVFKDLDGTRKGYRQLGVDQSRLLAVSDGGSGGSGGSGGVGGSSGGGGEGSGASSGSGGNSNWSFLSWYLNLLANYPVLTKAVTSAILTLMGDLICQLVIDQVPSLDLKRTFLFTLLGLVLVGPTLHIWYLYLSKLVTVPGASGAFLRLLADQFVFSPIFIGVFLSTLVTLEGRPSQVVPKLQQEWFSAVLANWQLWIPFQFLNFRFVPQQFQVLAANVIALVWNVILSFKAHKEVLPK, from the exons atggtgCCAAACCCAGTATCTCTCACTCGTAAGACTCCATTGTTATActgttttgttggtttttcatGCAAACCCACTTCTCATTCTAGCCAAAGAACTCAGCTTTCGTTGAAACCTGTTCAGATAACTGGATTCAGGGCCTGTTCTTCTTCTACTCTGTTttcaaattctttaatttatagtcATGGAGCTGTGTTTAAGGACTTGGATGGTACCAGAAAGGGATATAGGCAATTGGGTGTTGATCAATCTCGTCTCTTGGCTGTTTCTGATGGTGGCTCTGGTGGCTCTGGTGGTTCTGGTGGGGTTGGAGGCTCTTCTGGTGGTGGAGGTGAAGGTAGTGGTGCTAGTAGTGGTTCTGGTGGAAATAGTAACTGGTCCTTCCTTTCATG GTATTTGAATCTTCTTGCAAACTACCCTGTGTTGACTAAAGCTGTAACTTCTGCAATATTGACTCTTATGGGAGACTTGATCTGCCAG CTTGTGATTGATCAAGTTCCATCCCTAGACCTTAAAAGAACTTTCTTGTTTACACTCTTGGGGCTGGTACTGGTGGGTCCCACATTGCATATCTG GTACTTATATTTGAGCAAATTGGTAACAGTACCTGGAGCATCAGGTGCATTCTTGCGCCTTTTAGCTGATCAG tttgttttttctcctaTATTCATTGGAGTTTTCTTGTCAACATTGGTGACGCTGGAGGGAAGGCCATCACAAGTCGTACCTAAGCTTCAGCAG GAATGGTTTTCCGCTGTTCTTGCAAATTGGCAACTGTGGATACCGTTTCAATTTCTGAACTTCCGTTTTGTCCCACAGCAATTTCAG GTTCTTGCTGCTAATGTTATTGCTTTAGTCTGGAATGTGATTCTCTCATTCAAAGCTCACAAAGAGGTTCTCCCAAAATAG